A stretch of the uncultured Desulfobacter sp. genome encodes the following:
- a CDS encoding type VI secretion system tube protein Hcp, protein MAFDCLLKIDGVDGESKIDGHEDEIDVLAWSWGMAQSGTTHSGGGGGAGKVSIQDISLTKYIDKATPELMRACCDGTHFDEAVLVVRKAGKDPIDYLKITMNQVLITSVSTGGSGGEDRLTENVSLNFAKMETAYTPQKEDGTGDAEITMNWNIEKNIEE, encoded by the coding sequence ATGGCTTTTGATTGTCTTTTAAAAATTGATGGTGTGGATGGCGAGTCAAAGATTGACGGACATGAAGATGAGATTGATGTGCTTGCCTGGAGCTGGGGAATGGCCCAATCCGGCACGACTCATTCGGGCGGCGGCGGTGGTGCCGGCAAAGTCAGTATACAGGATATTTCTCTGACAAAGTATATTGACAAAGCAACGCCTGAACTGATGAGGGCTTGCTGCGACGGAACACATTTTGATGAAGCGGTTCTGGTTGTCCGGAAAGCAGGTAAGGATCCCATTGACTATTTGAAAATTACTATGAATCAGGTGCTGATAACCTCCGTGAGCACTGGTGGCAGCGGCGGTGAAGACCGGCTCACAGAAAATGTTTCTTTGAATTTTGCCAAAATGGAGACCGCCTATACCCCCCAAAAAGAAGATGGGACAGGTGATGCGGAAATTACGATGAATTGGAACATTGAAAAAAACATTGAGGAGTAA
- a CDS encoding type VI secretion system accessory protein TagJ, with protein sequence MMLAEAYFQKGDLEGALGKLTEQIRSRPENSRDRIFLFQLLVVNGEWQRALTQLDVLADLDPGTLPMVHLYRQAIACETLRAEIFAGRCQPTIFGEPTQWMALLLEALKLTAEKQYDQAQLMRNEAFELARESSGEIDGNSFKWIADADARMGPVLEVIIKGNYYWVPFERIQSITVEPPEDLRDFVWLPAYFTWENSGQIYGLIPSRYPGSQLSADSAIRLAKKTAWEEVADGVYHGKGQRMLATDQADYPLLDIRQLNTDGQEVSKG encoded by the coding sequence ATGATGCTTGCAGAAGCGTATTTTCAAAAAGGAGATCTGGAAGGTGCCCTGGGAAAGCTGACAGAGCAGATCCGCAGCCGGCCGGAAAACAGCCGGGACCGTATTTTTCTTTTTCAACTGCTGGTTGTGAACGGTGAGTGGCAAAGAGCCCTGACTCAACTGGATGTCCTTGCCGATCTGGACCCAGGGACCCTGCCGATGGTGCATCTTTACCGGCAGGCCATTGCATGTGAGACGTTAAGAGCCGAAATTTTTGCCGGCCGTTGTCAGCCGACTATATTTGGTGAGCCGACCCAGTGGATGGCGTTGCTGCTGGAAGCGCTTAAGCTGACGGCTGAAAAACAATATGATCAAGCCCAATTGATGCGCAATGAAGCGTTTGAACTGGCCCGGGAAAGTTCTGGCGAAATTGACGGCAATTCGTTTAAATGGATAGCCGATGCAGATGCCAGAATGGGGCCTGTCCTTGAAGTTATTATCAAGGGCAATTATTACTGGGTCCCCTTTGAAAGAATCCAAAGCATCACCGTTGAGCCACCCGAAGACCTGCGCGACTTTGTATGGCTGCCGGCTTATTTTACATGGGAAAACAGCGGTCAAATCTATGGACTCATTCCGTCACGGTATCCAGGTTCGCAGCTCTCTGCTGATTCAGCCATCCGGCTGGCCAAAAAGACGGCGTGGGAAGAGGTCGCCGACGGGGTATATCACGGCAAAGGTCAGAGAATGCTGGCCACCGATCAGGCCGATTATCCCCTGCTGGATATCCGACAACTTAATACGGATGGGCAGGAAGTAAGCAAGGGCTGA
- the tssE gene encoding type VI secretion system baseplate subunit TssE, protein MADHIKKEMLQPSLLERLKDDEPGKQTEPHDKSIMSFSRLRASVLQDLNWLLNAICFETGEEELKAYPEVRKSVFNFGIRNFSGLTAGSKSDEVLERAIEEAILNFEPRIIPQSLRVHVVGEDELNSPDFKANHYDEHRYPNIVVFKIEGDLWAEPMPEHLYLKSVLDLELGQIEVKDDS, encoded by the coding sequence ATGGCCGATCACATTAAAAAAGAAATGCTGCAGCCCTCACTTTTAGAGCGGCTTAAAGACGACGAGCCCGGCAAACAGACCGAGCCCCATGACAAAAGCATCATGTCTTTCAGTAGACTGAGAGCTTCGGTTCTGCAGGATTTGAACTGGCTTTTGAACGCCATCTGTTTTGAAACAGGAGAAGAAGAACTTAAAGCGTATCCTGAGGTCAGAAAATCTGTGTTCAATTTTGGGATCCGTAATTTTTCAGGTTTGACGGCCGGCAGTAAAAGTGACGAGGTGCTGGAGCGGGCCATTGAAGAGGCCATTCTCAATTTTGAACCCCGGATTATTCCCCAGTCCCTCAGGGTGCACGTGGTCGGTGAAGACGAACTGAATTCGCCTGACTTTAAAGCCAACCATTATGACGAGCACCGTTATCCCAATATTGTGGTTTTTAAAATCGAGGGAGATCTTTGGGCAGAGCCCATGCCTGAGCATCTTTACCTCAAATCTGTTCTGGATCTTGAACTGGGGCAGATAGAAGTAAAGGACGACAGCTAA
- the tssC gene encoding type VI secretion system contractile sheath large subunit, with amino-acid sequence MTEQETTSGIEKEAQVLEPDDFASLLQKEFKPKSDRAKDEVESAVRTLAEYVLKDTNLVSSNAVNTIEAIKAAIDQKLTEQINQILHHPDFQQLEGAWRGLHHLINNTETDEMLKIRVLNISKNELSKTLKKFKGVRWDQSPIFKKIYGEGLDLLGGEPFGCLVGDYFFDHSSQDVELLGEMAKIAAASHSPFISGAAESVMQMSDWKELMDPADLSKRFEGADYAEWRALRESEDSRYIGLAMPRFLARRPYGAKAEPVERFDFEEDTEGADSGKYCWANSAYAMATNITRSFKLYGWCSRIRGVEAGGAVEGLPVHSFPTDDGGVDMKCPTEIAIGQRREAELAKLGFMPLLHKQNSNFAAFIGAQSLQKPFEYDDPDATANANLSARLPYLFACCRFAHYLKAIVYNKVGTFKEADDMQRWLNKWIMQYVVGNPASAGEREKCRKPLAAAEIKVEEVEGNPGYYTSTFHLRPHYQLEGLTVSLRLVSKLPSGKT; translated from the coding sequence ATGACCGAACAGGAAACCACCAGCGGGATAGAGAAAGAAGCACAGGTGCTTGAGCCCGATGATTTTGCATCTTTGCTGCAAAAGGAGTTCAAGCCAAAATCCGACCGGGCAAAGGATGAAGTGGAAAGTGCCGTACGAACCCTTGCCGAGTATGTGCTTAAAGATACAAATCTTGTTTCTTCCAATGCCGTTAACACCATAGAAGCCATTAAGGCCGCCATTGACCAGAAGCTCACCGAGCAGATCAACCAGATTCTTCATCACCCGGATTTTCAGCAGCTGGAAGGCGCATGGCGAGGGCTTCACCATCTTATTAACAATACTGAAACAGATGAAATGTTGAAAATTCGGGTGTTGAACATCAGTAAAAATGAGCTTTCCAAGACCCTCAAAAAATTTAAAGGGGTCCGGTGGGATCAAAGTCCCATCTTTAAAAAAATATACGGAGAAGGGCTGGATCTTCTAGGTGGTGAACCGTTTGGGTGTCTTGTTGGCGATTATTTTTTTGATCATAGTTCCCAGGATGTTGAGTTGCTGGGTGAAATGGCGAAAATTGCTGCCGCCAGCCATTCGCCCTTTATCAGCGGGGCTGCCGAGAGCGTCATGCAGATGAGCGACTGGAAAGAACTGATGGATCCGGCTGATTTGTCTAAACGATTTGAGGGGGCTGATTATGCAGAATGGCGGGCCTTGAGGGAATCGGAAGATTCCCGATATATCGGTCTTGCCATGCCCAGGTTTCTGGCACGCCGCCCATATGGCGCAAAAGCAGAGCCCGTTGAGAGATTTGATTTTGAAGAGGATACCGAAGGGGCAGACAGCGGTAAGTATTGTTGGGCCAATTCCGCCTATGCCATGGCCACCAATATTACCCGGTCTTTCAAGCTCTACGGATGGTGCTCTCGGATTCGAGGCGTGGAGGCCGGCGGTGCTGTTGAAGGACTGCCGGTGCACTCCTTTCCCACGGATGACGGCGGTGTGGATATGAAATGCCCTACGGAAATAGCCATTGGGCAGAGACGGGAGGCAGAACTTGCAAAATTGGGTTTTATGCCGTTGCTCCATAAGCAAAATTCAAATTTTGCTGCGTTCATTGGTGCTCAGTCCCTTCAAAAGCCCTTTGAGTACGATGATCCGGATGCCACTGCCAATGCCAATTTGTCTGCCCGTCTGCCCTATCTGTTTGCCTGCTGTCGTTTTGCCCATTACCTGAAAGCCATTGTCTACAATAAAGTGGGCACGTTCAAAGAAGCCGATGACATGCAGCGGTGGTTAAATAAGTGGATTATGCAGTATGTCGTCGGCAACCCTGCCAGTGCCGGAGAAAGAGAAAAATGCCGTAAACCGCTGGCGGCGGCTGAAATTAAAGTCGAAGAGGTGGAGGGCAACCCGGGGTATTATACCTCTACCTTTCATTTAAGGCCTCACTACCAGTTAGAGGGCTTGACTGTTTCCCTGCGGCTTGTTTCCAAGCTGCCGTCGGGAAAAACATGA
- the tssA gene encoding type VI secretion system protein TssA, with product MSRIDLENLLKEISPEAPSGEEASSADLSELSRNTEPKQDPDGKVLSKPNWKEIQKTALELLGNTHDLRLAVILARALIEVQGISGLYDGLRLIRGFIEQYWDTVYPLLDVEDDNDPTERINVLWELNDDNRFISPIMRIPLCDSTKMGRYGLRDIHIANKIIKPVATDEEAGKELPGIQLIDAAFKDSDPEILQKIQRDVDNALKEVKALKKVLDEKVEPEDSVKFDQLVNVLENVNKIMADRIGQAPQISDEQNRDENTNISQPDQIVSAPVSMNPGPIRSRRDIHRMLDVICDYYAENEPASPVPLLLKRAGRLVEKNFMEILEDMAPDSVKKIQSLVGVTEAAKEKKSKE from the coding sequence TTGAGCCGAATTGATCTGGAGAATTTGCTGAAAGAGATCTCGCCTGAAGCGCCTTCGGGAGAGGAAGCATCCTCTGCCGATCTGTCCGAGCTTTCGCGAAATACCGAACCAAAGCAAGATCCGGATGGAAAGGTGTTGAGTAAGCCAAACTGGAAAGAGATCCAAAAAACGGCACTGGAACTGTTGGGAAATACACATGATTTGAGACTTGCCGTTATTTTGGCCAGGGCTTTGATAGAAGTACAGGGGATTTCCGGCTTATATGATGGTTTGCGGTTGATTCGTGGATTCATTGAACAGTATTGGGATACCGTTTATCCTCTGCTTGATGTTGAGGATGACAACGATCCCACCGAACGGATCAATGTATTGTGGGAACTTAATGACGATAATCGTTTTATTTCCCCCATCATGAGGATACCCTTATGCGATTCCACGAAAATGGGGCGTTACGGGTTACGTGATATTCATATTGCCAACAAAATTATAAAACCTGTCGCCACAGATGAGGAGGCGGGGAAAGAACTCCCTGGAATACAATTAATTGATGCGGCGTTTAAGGATTCTGACCCCGAAATTCTGCAGAAAATACAGCGTGATGTTGATAATGCGCTAAAAGAGGTGAAAGCCCTTAAAAAAGTACTAGATGAAAAAGTTGAGCCGGAGGATTCCGTTAAGTTTGACCAACTTGTCAATGTTTTGGAAAATGTTAACAAAATTATGGCCGACCGGATCGGGCAGGCGCCCCAAATTTCAGATGAGCAAAACAGGGATGAAAATACCAATATTTCGCAACCGGATCAAATTGTTTCCGCACCTGTTTCCATGAATCCGGGGCCCATAAGAAGCAGGCGTGACATTCACCGGATGCTGGATGTGATTTGCGACTACTATGCCGAGAATGAACCGGCCAGTCCTGTGCCTTTGCTGTTGAAGCGTGCCGGCAGGCTGGTGGAAAAAAATTTTATGGAAATTCTTGAGGATATGGCGCCTGACAGTGTGAAAAAGATACAAAGCCTTGTAGGCGTAACAGAGGCAGCAAAAGAAAAAAAATCAAAAGAATAG
- the tagF gene encoding type VI secretion system-associated protein TagF encodes MYGKIPILGDFVSRGLPADFIHAWDAWLQDSIAASQKVLGTEWLDIFLTSPIWRFCLSSGVCGENAWAGVLIPSVDRVGRYFPLTLAVSISEKTTVSRLLIQSGEWFEQVENIALSALQDDFDMPRFDEDRHRIHFPVIRPYASCQNNPEGALYVDMETMGRTEQALADLSSGLMDKFMTKYSIWTTAGSKDVRPCLRVYKSLPPASAFSTFLTDGTNTIRENRIEPN; translated from the coding sequence ATGTATGGCAAAATTCCGATATTGGGAGATTTTGTTTCCCGGGGACTGCCTGCCGATTTTATACACGCGTGGGATGCATGGCTCCAGGATTCCATTGCGGCAAGCCAAAAGGTTTTGGGGACAGAATGGTTGGATATTTTTTTGACCAGCCCTATCTGGAGATTTTGTCTCAGTTCCGGTGTTTGTGGCGAAAATGCATGGGCCGGGGTGCTGATTCCCAGTGTTGACAGGGTGGGGCGGTATTTTCCTTTGACCCTGGCAGTATCAATATCAGAAAAAACGACTGTTTCCCGGCTGTTGATCCAGTCTGGAGAGTGGTTTGAACAGGTTGAAAATATTGCACTTTCCGCGCTGCAGGATGATTTTGACATGCCACGGTTTGATGAAGATAGGCATCGTATCCATTTTCCTGTCATCAGGCCGTATGCCAGCTGCCAAAATAATCCGGAGGGGGCTTTGTATGTTGATATGGAGACGATGGGGAGGACGGAACAAGCCCTGGCAGATTTAAGCAGTGGCCTTATGGACAAATTTATGACAAAATACAGTATTTGGACTACAGCCGGTTCCAAGGACGTCAGGCCATGCCTGCGGGTGTATAAGTCCCTGCCGCCGGCATCTGCATTTTCAACTTTCTTGACGGATGGAACGAACACCATAAGGGAGAACCGCATTGAGCCGAATTGA
- the tssB gene encoding type VI secretion system contractile sheath small subunit has protein sequence MAQSSQKFIGRNRPPRVQIEYDVELYGAEKKIQIPFVMGVMADLAGKPRPDEPVTPVPDRKFLDIDADNFTDRLKAMRPHAAFRVPNTITGEGEIAVDLTFESLEDFSPEAIARNVDGLKQLLEARTQLDTLLTQMDGKTGAEDLIADLIQDETLQKALTSAQGQDTAGESPDNESSESKE, from the coding sequence ATGGCCCAAAGCAGCCAGAAATTCATCGGTCGTAATCGGCCCCCGCGCGTCCAGATTGAGTACGATGTAGAACTTTACGGTGCTGAGAAAAAGATTCAAATTCCATTTGTAATGGGAGTAATGGCGGACCTGGCCGGAAAACCCAGGCCGGATGAGCCGGTCACGCCGGTCCCGGACCGAAAATTTTTAGATATTGATGCCGATAATTTTACGGACCGGCTTAAAGCCATGAGGCCTCACGCTGCTTTCAGGGTTCCCAATACCATCACCGGCGAAGGCGAAATCGCCGTTGATCTGACCTTCGAGAGCCTGGAAGATTTCTCTCCGGAGGCGATTGCCCGTAATGTAGATGGGTTGAAGCAATTGCTGGAGGCCCGTACTCAGCTGGACACCCTTTTAACGCAGATGGATGGAAAAACCGGTGCGGAGGATCTCATCGCAGATTTGATTCAGGATGAGACCCTGCAAAAGGCCCTGACATCGGCTCAGGGGCAGGATACTGCCGGTGAATCACCTGATAACGAATCTTCTGAATCCAAGGAGTAA
- the tssM gene encoding type VI secretion system membrane subunit TssM, with product MKFLIKFIKHKWFIQSVGVIAICAMIWFAGPLFGFAGKRILAPEINRLLVILFIVVIWAVYNLGVRARSGKIDQLLLEKIAESELEIEEKQREELKILRLKFEEALQNLKRIRSNKGRDNQYLYKLPWYVIIGAPGCGKTTLLMNSGIASSFSDHMEFKQGIKGVGGTRNCDWLFTDDAIFLDTAGRYTTQDSHQAVDQAAWEGFLKLIKEFRSRRPINGVLVATSISDLLGKTDEQRQQHAREIRQRIEELHGTLGIKFPIYMVFTKCDLIAGFSDFFAFFRPEERAQVWGRTFEGNDPEQTNAFLTGFDTDFEELLTRLNRMMLNRVHEESDIRRRSLILDFPRQMALIKPAIMDFIHRTFDSSRFERPLLTRGIYFTSATQEGMPIDRIMGVLSKTYGLDEQTVPIYSGEGKSYFIYDLLAKVVFPESEMAGADPKVEHRKRWLKYLAYATVLVVTSAVFLGWMLSFVNNKGYLVEIKDAVAGYENISGTANDWESGVKNLHEKLALFKSAGLVQENSAEWMGMGLDQRSKVNDQIDRSYEKLLKAQLLPVITRRLEQRLAAGIAQFSFMDQDKAGDLYDLLKVYLMLERRSPEQRKADLDLAVKIIGEDWDKNFQREPEQFRVDYRTHIKDLLLSDFKRDLKPLNAILITDAREKLNSVPLYKQIYNQLKSAYLPIKKYDFQVKDILFIEQIFGPSILKMSIPGLYTAIGYDEIFNKQGTGFIENAIQQNWVLENADAEKGTADAKTLYDNLQRVYFIDYIQKWAFLLNKLSIKPSKDVYHTNKILHRLTAGKDNPLKKLLKEIDANTSFLEGKAPFSEELSRKIKQFKRLNELIKESEDDPPLLDEIITRLEKLRDLMDRYDSSDVALDDLKQRIQSGGDLITSTWKYAEQLPAPFNTWLSSLTESARKTMLKSAKLELNSIWKAEVVAPYRETLAGRYPLSKSSSEDVALDDFNRFFQSNGIIDTFLREYIKPFSNADWEEKVIDNHRLGLVSAGSLEQFKRSERIRQIYFMGNPTPFIKFELKPESLDASAKEFQLSIGGKTIKYSHGRSRTQTFQWPESGGSPVSVVEWGFRTFDGNIFQDRKEGPWAWFRALDSARMTRKSKNQFIVTFTVNGHDARYRMVAGSVVNPFGSTELQSFHCPEAL from the coding sequence ATGAAATTTTTGATCAAATTTATTAAACACAAGTGGTTCATACAAAGTGTCGGTGTCATCGCGATATGCGCCATGATTTGGTTTGCAGGCCCTTTGTTCGGATTTGCAGGAAAAAGAATTTTGGCACCTGAGATAAATCGTTTGCTGGTCATACTTTTTATCGTTGTGATCTGGGCTGTGTACAATCTTGGCGTCAGAGCCCGTTCAGGAAAAATTGATCAGCTGCTCTTGGAAAAAATCGCTGAGTCTGAACTGGAAATTGAAGAAAAACAACGAGAAGAATTGAAGATTCTGCGGTTAAAATTTGAGGAAGCGTTGCAGAATCTTAAGCGCATCAGATCAAACAAGGGGCGTGACAACCAGTATCTGTATAAATTGCCCTGGTATGTGATCATTGGCGCACCCGGCTGCGGTAAAACCACGCTTCTGATGAATTCCGGGATTGCATCCTCTTTTTCAGATCACATGGAATTTAAACAGGGCATAAAGGGTGTGGGCGGAACGAGAAACTGTGACTGGCTTTTTACCGATGATGCCATTTTTCTGGATACTGCCGGCCGCTATACGACCCAGGACAGCCATCAGGCCGTTGATCAGGCTGCCTGGGAGGGGTTTCTCAAGCTCATCAAGGAATTTCGTTCCCGCAGGCCGATAAATGGGGTGTTGGTGGCGACCAGTATTTCCGACCTGTTAGGCAAAACCGATGAGCAAAGACAACAGCACGCCAGGGAGATCCGGCAGCGAATCGAGGAACTGCATGGGACCCTGGGAATTAAGTTTCCCATCTATATGGTTTTCACAAAATGTGATCTCATTGCCGGATTTTCGGATTTTTTTGCCTTTTTCCGCCCGGAAGAAAGAGCGCAAGTCTGGGGCAGGACATTTGAGGGAAATGACCCTGAACAGACCAATGCATTTCTTACAGGATTTGACACCGATTTTGAGGAACTGTTGACCCGGTTGAACCGGATGATGCTGAACCGGGTTCATGAAGAATCAGATATTCGGCGCCGCAGCCTGATCCTGGATTTTCCCAGGCAGATGGCCTTGATAAAACCGGCGATTATGGATTTTATCCATCGAACATTTGACTCCAGCCGGTTTGAACGGCCCCTGTTAACACGGGGCATCTACTTTACCAGTGCTACCCAGGAAGGGATGCCCATTGATCGGATCATGGGCGTTTTGTCAAAAACCTATGGCCTGGATGAGCAAACCGTACCCATATACAGTGGTGAAGGCAAAAGCTATTTTATCTATGATCTGCTGGCAAAAGTGGTGTTTCCTGAATCTGAAATGGCCGGTGCAGACCCCAAGGTTGAACACAGGAAACGGTGGTTGAAATATCTGGCCTATGCAACGGTTCTTGTGGTCACGTCCGCTGTCTTCCTGGGGTGGATGCTCAGTTTTGTCAACAATAAAGGTTATCTTGTTGAAATTAAGGATGCCGTTGCCGGCTATGAAAATATTTCCGGTACAGCCAATGACTGGGAGAGCGGGGTAAAAAACCTTCATGAAAAACTGGCATTGTTCAAATCCGCCGGCCTTGTTCAGGAAAATAGTGCCGAATGGATGGGCATGGGGCTGGATCAGCGGTCCAAAGTTAATGACCAGATTGACCGATCCTATGAAAAATTATTAAAAGCCCAGCTTCTTCCTGTGATCACAAGGCGGCTTGAGCAGCGCCTTGCCGCCGGCATTGCTCAGTTCAGTTTTATGGATCAGGATAAGGCGGGGGATCTTTATGATCTTTTAAAAGTCTACTTGATGCTGGAGCGCCGTTCTCCAGAGCAAAGAAAAGCAGACCTTGATCTGGCCGTGAAAATAATCGGAGAGGACTGGGACAAGAATTTTCAAAGAGAGCCGGAACAGTTCAGGGTGGATTACAGGACCCATATAAAAGATTTGCTTTTATCGGATTTTAAGCGGGATCTTAAACCGCTGAATGCGATACTGATTACCGATGCAAGGGAAAAACTCAATTCCGTGCCTTTATATAAACAAATATATAATCAGCTGAAAAGCGCATACCTGCCGATCAAAAAATACGATTTCCAGGTGAAAGACATTCTGTTTATTGAACAGATTTTTGGCCCCTCAATCCTTAAAATGTCAATACCTGGATTGTATACTGCCATTGGATACGACGAAATTTTCAACAAGCAGGGAACCGGGTTTATTGAAAATGCCATACAGCAGAATTGGGTGTTGGAAAATGCAGATGCCGAAAAAGGGACGGCTGACGCCAAAACATTGTACGACAACCTTCAGCGGGTTTATTTTATTGACTATATCCAGAAATGGGCTTTTTTATTAAACAAATTGTCCATCAAGCCGTCCAAAGATGTGTATCATACCAACAAAATACTCCACCGCCTGACCGCCGGCAAAGACAACCCCTTGAAAAAACTGCTCAAAGAAATCGATGCGAATACCTCCTTTTTAGAGGGGAAAGCACCTTTTTCTGAAGAATTATCAAGAAAGATCAAACAGTTCAAACGGCTGAATGAATTGATCAAAGAAAGTGAAGACGATCCACCGCTTTTGGATGAAATCATCACCAGGCTGGAAAAACTGCGTGATTTAATGGACCGGTATGATAGTTCAGACGTCGCCCTGGATGATTTAAAACAGCGGATACAAAGTGGCGGCGACTTAATTACGTCCACCTGGAAGTATGCGGAACAACTTCCTGCCCCGTTCAATACCTGGCTCTCTTCACTGACGGAATCGGCCCGGAAAACCATGCTTAAATCTGCAAAACTGGAGCTTAACAGTATATGGAAGGCTGAGGTGGTGGCACCCTACAGGGAAACACTTGCCGGGCGGTATCCATTGTCGAAAAGCAGTTCTGAAGATGTAGCCCTGGATGATTTCAACCGTTTTTTTCAGTCAAACGGGATTATTGATACGTTTTTAAGGGAATATATCAAGCCGTTCTCCAATGCCGACTGGGAGGAAAAAGTGATAGACAACCATCGGTTAGGGTTGGTGTCTGCCGGCAGCCTGGAACAGTTTAAACGGTCTGAACGGATCCGGCAGATTTATTTTATGGGAAACCCAACGCCATTTATTAAATTTGAATTAAAGCCTGAATCCCTAGATGCTTCGGCCAAAGAATTCCAACTGAGTATCGGAGGCAAAACCATTAAATATAGTCATGGGCGGTCTCGAACCCAAACATTTCAGTGGCCGGAATCGGGCGGTTCACCTGTGTCTGTGGTTGAGTGGGGGTTTAGAACCTTTGACGGCAACATCTTCCAAGATCGGAAAGAGGGCCCCTGGGCATGGTTCCGTGCCCTGGACAGTGCAAGGATGACCAGGAAAAGCAAGAACCAATTTATCGTGACATTCACAGTGAATGGGCATGACGCCCGTTACAGAATGGTTGCCGGAAGTGTTGTCAACCCGTTTGGATCGACTGAACTGCAGTCGTTCCATTGCCCGGAGGCGTTGTGA